The Papaver somniferum cultivar HN1 chromosome 6, ASM357369v1, whole genome shotgun sequence genome segment GAGTGCACAGATAATGAAAAACTCTGTATTGAACTTGTTGAACCTTAACACGCGATCATTGGCAAATGCTAACCTTACTTATCCCGTTTTACTTTACAACTAGTCCCAACTATCTTACAGCTGTATTTGTATTGTATAATCTTCAATATGTCCATGATTTTCTATGCTAATGCATGATTTATTGCCTCAGGGCTCTTATCTGCATCACAAAGAACTCAAAGCAGCCCAGGGTGTGAAAATCAATGCTCAGGTAATGTTTGTTTTTCATTTGGTTTTGGTTGATGCACATTGGCAGTTCCAAATTTATATCTCTACGACATTCTTGATGGGTTTTCGTCTTAAACTCAATTTATTACTTCTTTTCAGGGCCTTGATCATGCTGTTGCAGGCACTGGTCTGTATGTGGTGGGTCCTGATGACGATGTTGAAGACATCAAGGAAGCAACAATGCAAGACATGAAGTCCGTCATGAGCAGGATTGACAAGAGTGGTACAGGTGTATGTGTTCAAGCATCAACACTTGGGTCACTGGAGGCATTGCTGGAGTTTTTGAAGAGCCCTGTAGTCAATATCCCTGTCAGTGGTATAAACATAGGTCCTGTACACAAGAGTGATGTCAGGAGGGCATGTGCCATGCTTGAAAGGAACAGGGAATATGCCACCATTCTGGCATTTGATGTCAAAGTGACGCCCGTGGCTCGTGAGCTTGCTAAGGAGAGTGGTGTAAAAATATTCACTGCTGATATAATATATCATCTTTTTGATCAGTTCCAGAAATATATGGACAACTTTAAGGAGGAAAAGAAGAGAGAAGCTTCGGTGGAAGCTGTCTTTCCATGCCGTCTCAAGATTATGCCGGATTGTGTATTTAATAAGGACCCAATTGTATTGGGGGTCAACGTTCTTGAAGGCACCCTTAAGGTATAACTCTCTCATCGTCTTGTCTTTTTTGGATGCGAGAAAATACAATCATCGACTCTTAGTTTGTAGGACCTCCCTATCTGTATATTCGTATAGATGGTATTCCTAATTTACCTCTGATTTTATGTTCGTTGTTGCACTGAGCTCAGACGGGCACTCCAATTTGCATTCTATCTGATTCTGGTGAAAGTGAATTTATCGATATCGGTCAGATTACATCAATCCAAATCAATCACAAAGAAGTTGGGACTGCCAAGAAAGGACAGAAGGTTGCCATAAAGGTAATTACTAAGTTTCACTCAATGTTATATGATGTTCCAAGgattatatatgttaatttgcaGAGTTTTTGTATGCATTTGTGTAGATACTGAGTAAAAAAATCTTTGGCAAGCACTTTACAGTGGCCAATGAACTAGTTAGCCACATCACCAGAGAGTCGGTTGGAATACTGAAAGCTTATTTTCAGGTAAGCTACAGTTATCATATCttcatttgttttctgttttcctttTCAAGATCGATACAAATTACAGTGACTAATCCAAAATCTTATTTCTTGTCTCGACCATTTTCTTAAATGTGCAGGACGATATGGGTAATGAAGATTGGAAGTTGCTGGAGGAACTGCAGAGGGACTTCAAGATTGATCAAATCTATTTTTAGTTTGTTTGGAAATTCATCGGTCTTCCTTACTAGAGAAATTAAATAATTTGGACCATTTCTAGAGAACTGCAAATAATTGATTGCGAGAGTTTTCTGTTGGAGTTAAATTGGTGGTCGAAGTTTTCATAATACTCCCGtatgttttcttttattaagtAAAATTTATCCTTTACTCTTCAGTTTGCACGGGTTGTTTATTTCTAGTGGTGGCGGTGAGAGAAATGGTGGTAactagaatttttttatttttatttttttgaagcagtTAACTAGAAAATTTGTGAAATTGTCAATTGAAAACTTTCTTCAGGCAGCATACACGTACTATGAGGCTTTGTTTGTTCCAACACGTGGAAAATATTTGAAAATCTGATTTCCTTCTGATAAAGGAGATGTCTCAGGGGCACAACGAAGGATGAGAACCGAAGTCGTATTTACCCATCAAAGAGAGCATGCCGTTTTTGTTCGACTTATCACCAAAAATAGTAACATATATAGGGTGTGGGTAAAGAATGAAAAATAAATGGTGATTCTATTTGACCTTGCCTAATGTCATCAATTACAGTCAATTAAAGCTACAACAAATTTCCTCCACACTTCATTTATTGAGGAGTACTTATAAAACACGTCTCCTAGCTTATGGTTGAGCGGAACTTTCAAACATTTTCTTGCAGTTTTGTTAAACTTCTGTTTAGGTACCATGGAAAAACAAGAGCCAGTAACACCTGCAGGTCGGTTATTCTTACAGGAAGAGATGAATACAGTAATCAATTGTGTAATCGGTCTGAAGCATCCTATCGACGAGTACACCATAAAAACCGAAATGAAGAACTCAATCATGCTCCAACATGCAAGATTTCGAAGTGTATTAGTCAAAGACAAGGAAGGAAGAGAATATTGGGAAACAAGAAACGGTTTAAACATAGATAAACACATATTCCTTGTTAAAGATATCGAAAAAATCTATGGTCAGGGAGATGACTGTAAGAATGACGATACCACGTTAGTGAATAGTTACTTGGCAGATCTTTCAGTTTCGACTCCTCTTGATATCAGCAAACCGCTCTGGGAACTACATCTATTGAAGGAACAAAAGTGTGTAATATTGAGAGTTCATCATGCTTTAGGTGACGTGATTTCTTTAATGTCTTTGTTTCTGGCTATGTGTAAGAAAGTTGATCATCCTGATCAATTACCCAGTATTCCAACTTCTTCCTCAAAGAAAGACAACAACAAGAGTACTAGCAAAAGCAGTATGGGTAAGAAAGTTCGGAAGTTGTTAATGACCATTTGGTGTACTATGGTTTATGCCATGGAACTGTTGCTGAGAACCTTGTTTGTGAAAGATGCTGAAACGAAGTTAAGTGGTGGATCTGGGGTTGAACTTTGGCCTCGAAAGGCAGCTACTGCAAGGTTCAGAATGGATGATATGAAATCCGTCAAGAACGCCATGGCTAATACGGTCAGTAAACTTCATTCTTAATTTCTTTAAGCTGGATGTTAGTTGTTAAATTTACAAATAGTCGAATACAAAGCTTAGAAAAGTATGATTATTGTTTTTAATGTTTTTGACAAGTCTAGAATGGTACGATTGGTCATGGTTTTCATTGGTCGTACGTAGTGTGACAATATCATCTGTTATAGTCATCTTTGGCGGGTACGTTAAATCTTAGTTGCTATTTGACAGCTCTCCTGACCAAATTCTTGTGCAAAATGAATTGGTCTCTTTGTAACTTTAATTCAAgatttcaaaaaggaaaaagaaaacatgCTTCCATTACCCTTACGTGCAAGTTGTGCAACTTGAAAACAGAATGGCAAAACGCCAAAACCATGTGTTGTTTTTCGAGGACATGCATGAGTCAGCGAGTATGTACTTTTTCACCGACTTAATTGATTCTGACTCGGATGTACTGTTTTTTTTACTGTTGATTTAGTGAATGACGGTGTTTATAAATGATGATATCGCAGACCATCAATGATGTCCTTTTCGGAGTGGTTTCAGCCGGATTATCGCGATACTTGGATTACCATAAACCTTCAAATTCAAGTAATCAACATGTCATTTCATGAAGCCAATCAAACCTTATCAATCTTAAACTAACATCGATATTTATGACGACCTCAGTTAATTTTAAAGCATCTTTGTTTAGAGTTACAAGAGGGACTTCGAATCACAGGATTGGGAATGGTTAACCTCAGAAAACAGCCTGGATTGCAGGTCTAATTCCCTAGCAACCtcatttctttgtttttacaTAAATGGGTTACATATACAAATGAATTTACTTTAATAACAGGATATGTCAGAATTGGTGAAAAACAAACCACTGTCAAGTTGGTGGGGTAACAAATTTGGCTTCATTTTGCTCCCAATCTATCACCATAAAAACGTTGATAATGATCCACTTCAATATGTAAGGAGAGCTAAAGCTATGCTCGATAAAAAGAAGCTCTCTTTAGAAGCTCATTTCTCTTATACATTTGGAAATTTAGTAATGTCGCTTTTGGGTCCTAAGGTAATAAACTTCTAGTCAAGGCTCTAAGCAAACTATATTGATTTGAATTCATCTGACAATGTATCGGTATATTCTTACTATGTGTAGGCTGCAATGCTGCTTAATTACCGAGTTGTTTGCAATACAAGTTTTACGATATCAAATGTTGTTGGTCCACAAGAAGAGATCATGTTTGGAGGAAACCCAGTAACTTCATTCAGAGTAACCTCAACTAGTTTACCCCATGTAAgtattttctcgactttgtcATATTCAGTTGTTATCTTGTTGTTAGCTAGTTGTTGAGGACGGATTTTGGATTCTTGAATGGTTTGTAAAAAAATTGCAGGCACTCACAATGCATATGGTGAGTTACGCTGGAAATGCGGAGTTGCAAATTCTTGTGGCTAAAGACATAATACCAGACCCTGAATTCCTTGCCAAGTGTTTCGAAGATGCATTGCTCGAAATGAAGGACGTTTGTACTGCTTCTTTGTATACCTAAGAAATCTATTAATGCTCCTCGCGTCAGTACTACTTTTGAGAATTTGGCTTACTGTACTGCGTTTCGTGAACAAGTTGTATCAAGAAAAAACATAATTTTGCCTGGAAaaaggtccaacttaggattcTAGATGTAATCTCTTCTTCCCTGACTACGTGCTGACACTACGATCTGGTCTCTAGAAAAGAATACTTCTTTAATTTATTTCTTtaagaaagcaaaaaaaaagaaagaagggaAATGCATTATGAGAAAGTTAAAGGAAAATGATGGATCCACCGAAAAAATAACCCGAAGAGCGCACCGTGTGAGAGGGATAGCGGGCTTCCGAGCTCCACTCCTACCCTTCGCTATCTCAATGTTGAGAACTCATCAGTGAGTCTGTTCGATCTTCCTCGATGCGATTCTCGGTCCTATTTTTTGGTGGGTCTAGCAATTCCCGAAGTTAAAACTAATCTTGTTGGGAACTAAAAAAGGATAGCAATTTGGTCCAGGAGAATGGTTAACAAACTTCAACTTCACCAcatccgaaaatttctgctgaggtttGTTAGTTTACAAATGGAAAaccgtcaccttaggtatgcgtacccgtacacgtaatctcggaagttttcgaaccgaaaatttctgatggGTTTTCAAACCCAATTCATGTAAAGctagagtacgcgtacccgtacgcgtacccaagttgGTTATATCTCAAATCAATagctcatgaacttaaaacaataaatcattaaggaatgcaatctttgcaaaccatggctatctTTTTCATAAATTAATTCaagcgaatcaaaccgattttgttttaattatgtctattataaagatctaagcaattgaacagctcttgaacgagttcttttgaagtcgtttgaactagttatgaagaagatgaatatggttaatatgaaagttactcatatggataaccactggtcaaccatttgtgaaccaaccaaatgcacacgtttaggtacggttactcaaacctaaatgaaagcatttcatttgtgtgtgacaagctataacgattgaaagatatcagCTTaaagaaatcaggtttttcatctaacagtgaatattgaatgctttgttactaagctaacttagattgcaaaccatgatttgaaaactatataaggagaactctagcatccgtgcaaaactaatccccacacctcctgtgtgatactagttggttttactagagtcgtttctcctttaaccgtaggtttcttctcgagaccctgtcggttaacgactaaagacttcattgggattgtgaagccatacgaaactacttctcttgtagttgagcgatctgatcttgccattttctatcgtacgagttaaattgtaagattagcttgagatttatctccgatagggcaagatataaaaagtaatcacaaacatcttcgtctcatcgtttgtgattccgcaatatcttgtttcgctaccatacaattaagattgttgtgaggtgattgataactctaggctgttctttgggaatataagtctgtattatcaattggttcctgttcagcttgatttatcaaaatatggaacaaaatctttgggtttatctgtgggagacagatttatccatccagtagacttgtttgtgtgatacagatttgtctatttaagtcttcgactttgggtcatagaaactcttggttgtgggtgagatcagctgagggaatcaagtgtgtagtatcatgccgggatcaaagacgtaaggagagcaactataccttgaatcaatgcGATATTGGTTatggtttaactacagtccataccgaagttagtttgtagtaggctagtgtctgtaacggcttaatacagtgtgatgttcaatctggactaggtccctggggttttctgcatttgcggtttcctcgttaacaaaatttgtggtgtctgggttatttctattccacattatattttgttatataattgaaataatacaggttgtgcgttgtatcgatcaattgtgaaatccaacctttggttgttgattggaaattgattgatccttggatattggtctttggtaccatccaagtttattccttgtatttgattaagactcgcagatttctatttgcttgagtaagatcaaatcaagagaagagatattaactcttcaaTATACTTTTGCCTAGATTGAGTTAGGCTGTCTAGTTgatctatagaaagtatattgcagttagtccatacatatttctaatcgaaatattggttgtggttgttagacccccgcttttttcacatttgagtcatttgaacctgttatggtaaagatgaataaggttgatatgaaagtgctcatatgtctaaccatttggttaactactgctgAATCAAatgggtgtacacgtttaggtacggttacccaaacctaaatgaagttacatttcatttgtatataacaagctaatatcgatctaaaggttgaaaaatattagcttgaatctaatcttttgttcatctaacgatgaatattgaatgctttgttaccaagataacttaaaTTTCAAAgcctgatttgaaagctatataaaggataatTCTATTAacaggaaaacctaatccccacacctcatgtgtgatactagttgtgtaaactatagtcgattctccattaaccttaggtttctcacgagaccatgtaggttaaagacttaaagacttcattgggattgtgaatcctgacccaactatttttttctgtagttgcgtgatctgatcttgctatttctatcgtgattgagtgcaatcgtaagattggcttgagatttatatctccaataggcaagatagaacagtagtcacaaacaccttcttctcatcatttgtgattccacaatatcttgtttcgctagtcgattaagattattgtgaggtgatagatatttctaggttgttcttcgggaatataagtctggtatatcaattggttcctgttcaccttgatttatcaaaagacggaacaaaactcgtaggtatttctgtgggagacaaatttatctattcctgtagagttttctgtgtgagacaaatttgtttattaaagtcttcgactttgggtcgtatcaacttagttatgggtgagatcagctaagagaatgaagtgcatagtatcatgctgggatcaaagacgtaaggagcgcaaccgtaccttgaatcggtgtgagattgattggggttcaactacagtccagaccgaagttagtttgtagtaggtcagtgtctgtagcggcttaataaagtctggtgttcaatctggactaggtcccggggtttttttgcattttcggtttcctcattaacaaaacttctggtgtctgtgttatttcttttccgcattatattttattatgtaattgaaatatcacaggttgtgctttgtatcgatcaattggtaaatctaaccttatgttgttgattgaaattgactgatccttgaacattggtctttgggacaattcaagttatttctcttgtattcaattaggctcgcatACTACTCCAACAGTAATTGACGACGGGTAGTTTTGTTATGATTTCCAATTTTCTTGCAATTAGAGCACTTCATAGGCCTCCTCCCTTCCTCATAAGCACTGCGAATACGCTTCTTTGGTGGCCTTCCTGGAGCTGGCCTTGGAATACCGGGAAGAACTCTATCTTCAGGTTCATATACTTCAGACACATCAAAGTTGGGAATGGGTCAAATTGCAGGAGCATAAGAATTACGAAAATGATTTGAACCAAAGTAAGGCTGAGTATACATCAAAATCTCAGCACCCTTGAGAGTAATAGCATCAGTGGTGTGATCACAAGGGAAACCAAACACTTTCCATCTCTGGAAAGTAGAGGTCATCTGCATAAGATCAACAACATGAGAGCTGGGATAATCCACCTCATAGATATCGTTACATGACTCGGTAACATTTCATGGACGACCTATATCGACATGTTCCTTGAGTATAGATTTGTAAATGAGAGTCAAACTATCTAGATAAGTTATACCAAGCTCGCGCCTTTCCGAACTCATCCTCATAATATTTATCATGATCTCATCAACAAGGGAAGTTGGAGGCAAATTCCTTTCGCGATGAATCCAGCTATTGAAAGATTATGCAATACTTGATGAGTGTGTCCCGTACCTACATACTACGAAGAAAACATTTGCCCAGTGCTTGGGATCGATATTTCTGAGTTACTTGGAAACCCAACCACGTCCAATAATATATATCTCATTCAAATCAAACTCATATTTATCAAATATGAAA includes the following:
- the LOC113289547 gene encoding eukaryotic translation initiation factor 5B-like produces the protein MKELRIKGSYLHHKELKAAQGVKINAQGLDHAVAGTGLYVVGPDDDVEDIKEATMQDMKSVMSRIDKSGTGVCVQASTLGSLEALLEFLKSPVVNIPVSGINIGPVHKSDVRRACAMLERNREYATILAFDVKVTPVARELAKESGVKIFTADIIYHLFDQFQKYMDNFKEEKKREASVEAVFPCRLKIMPDCVFNKDPIVLGVNVLEGTLKTGTPICILSDSGESEFIDIGQITSIQINHKEVGTAKKGQKVAIKILSKKIFGKHFTVANELVSHITRESVGILKAYFQDDMGNEDWKLLEELQRDFKIDQIYF
- the LOC113289546 gene encoding O-acyltransferase WSD1-like isoform X2, whose amino-acid sequence is MEKQEPVTPAGRLFLQEEMNTVINCVIGLKHPIDEYTIKTEMKNSIMLQHARFRSVLVKDKEGREYWETRNGLNIDKHIFLVKDIEKIYGQGDDCKNDDTTLVNSYLADLSVSTPLDISKPLWELHLLKEQKCVILRVHHALGDVISLMSLFLAMCKKVDHPDQLPSIPTSSSKKDNNKSTSKSSMGKKVRKLLMTIWCTMVYAMELLLRTLFVKDAETKLSGGSGVELWPRKAATARFRMDDMKSVKNAMANTTINDVLFGVVSAGLSRYLDYHKPSNSKLQEGLRITGLGMVNLRKQPGLQDMSELVKNKPLSSWWGNKFGFILLPIYHHKNVDNDPLQYAAMLLNYRVVCNTSFTISNVVGPQEEIMFGGNPVTSFRVTSTSLPHALTMHMVSYAGNAELQILVAKDIIPDPEFLAKCFEDALLEMKDVCTASLYT
- the LOC113289546 gene encoding O-acyltransferase WSD1-like isoform X1, giving the protein MEKQEPVTPAGRLFLQEEMNTVINCVIGLKHPIDEYTIKTEMKNSIMLQHARFRSVLVKDKEGREYWETRNGLNIDKHIFLVKDIEKIYGQGDDCKNDDTTLVNSYLADLSVSTPLDISKPLWELHLLKEQKCVILRVHHALGDVISLMSLFLAMCKKVDHPDQLPSIPTSSSKKDNNKSTSKSSMGKKVRKLLMTIWCTMVYAMELLLRTLFVKDAETKLSGGSGVELWPRKAATARFRMDDMKSVKNAMANTTINDVLFGVVSAGLSRYLDYHKPSNSKLQEGLRITGLGMVNLRKQPGLQDMSELVKNKPLSSWWGNKFGFILLPIYHHKNVDNDPLQYVRRAKAMLDKKKLSLEAHFSYTFGNLVMSLLGPKAAMLLNYRVVCNTSFTISNVVGPQEEIMFGGNPVTSFRVTSTSLPHALTMHMVSYAGNAELQILVAKDIIPDPEFLAKCFEDALLEMKDVCTASLYT